In Halostella salina, a single window of DNA contains:
- a CDS encoding CARDB domain-containing protein — MQFGGDERAAAIQVGATLLFGMIIVSMAMYQATVVPDQNAQVEYNHNQEVQSQMQELRNAIVSVPGGGNGGSVTVDLGTRFPSRTLFVNPPAPSGSLRTVDTTNASINIAVDNAAASGETNDYWNGDERTFNTGAIVYEPQYSEYQSAPTTVYEQSVLYNRFDGANVSLSDQRIVDGRQINLVALNGSLSKSSAGSASVSVRPVSTSRNAVAVEGDGGPINITIPTRLDNETWTDALESEYSSNGGNIVGQYYEPISDENYALLSIELKESTTYNLRMAKVGVGDGVTEEADNLYLTDVGGTSLNVEADGTEAITVEVRDRFNNPVSGEDVTLSASDGGTFAGTGTSTTTNASDSDGRVTVTYEAPDDGTESDTVTAEIGTAVGDGSPRETVAFSVNVETGSGGGGGSDGGGGSNGAFFEVTGLDAQKDPIKAGEQLKVDAEITNTGDAGDTQTVKLGFDGANDLDRGEVTLAAGETKTVRLRTDNTDRPPGDYGYTVTTENDDWSRQVTVEDASGPYFATTITGTNEPVTEGDRLTVDVKVENVGGTADTQSVSLDFGDDTNVDSESVTLDPGASSTLTLEYSTGLGDAGSKDVRVGSVNSSDASAVTVERARADFSVAIDGTNSPVGVGETLEVTAEITNDGDGPGRQKIGLDFDDDGTREAEKFVTLAAGETKTTTLRYDTTSDSTGDYSVRVESDNDSSTRTVTLQEPPDFRINGASFSSPITEGDLFGATVEIENEGGKGTRTVGMSVGSVGSDSTELTLAAGETRSVPLQVLTEAGDAGDYDVTFSTDGRTRTEGLTIQSNPYFTVAIQEVQTPSGSDTITETETIEVSVEVVNTGDTAGTETVSLDFAGRNDVDSTQVSLNGGGNSQTVTLSYETQKGDNGSSVPVTVASENESDSQNVEILALGQVAGTVTDADSDDPVQGVSVELVDGDGNVVETATTDANGQYGFGVPRGDYTVRFNGGPAGYNSTQTDVTVNDGLTEQINPALSPYTVTIAKNGGGQINTEFEVERNDGSSVDVDVYVQGNARSVTIDGQGYRLTSDARNRINNDELVDVFDEANYEDASLGEFNQYNGAIGSNANVRITYSAKDNLRIEVREKQTE; from the coding sequence ATGCAGTTCGGGGGCGACGAGCGAGCAGCGGCGATCCAGGTCGGAGCGACGCTGCTGTTCGGCATGATCATCGTCTCGATGGCGATGTATCAGGCCACCGTCGTCCCCGACCAGAACGCGCAGGTCGAGTACAACCACAATCAGGAGGTCCAGAGCCAGATGCAGGAGCTCCGGAACGCGATCGTCTCCGTTCCGGGCGGCGGCAACGGCGGCTCGGTTACGGTCGACCTCGGCACGCGGTTCCCTTCGCGCACGCTCTTCGTCAACCCACCCGCCCCGAGCGGGAGCCTCCGGACGGTCGACACGACCAACGCGAGCATCAACATCGCCGTCGACAACGCCGCGGCGTCCGGCGAGACGAACGACTACTGGAACGGGGACGAGCGGACGTTCAACACCGGCGCGATCGTGTACGAACCGCAGTACAGCGAGTATCAGTCGGCTCCGACGACGGTCTACGAGCAGTCGGTCCTGTACAACCGCTTCGACGGCGCGAACGTCTCCCTCTCCGACCAGCGGATCGTCGACGGCCGCCAGATCAACCTCGTCGCGCTCAACGGGAGCCTCTCGAAGTCGTCGGCCGGGAGCGCATCCGTCTCGGTCCGCCCGGTCAGCACGTCGCGCAACGCGGTCGCAGTGGAGGGTGACGGCGGCCCGATCAACATCACGATCCCGACGCGGCTCGACAACGAAACCTGGACCGACGCGCTCGAATCGGAGTACAGTAGTAACGGCGGCAACATCGTCGGCCAGTATTACGAACCAATTTCGGATGAGAACTACGCGCTCCTGTCGATCGAACTCAAGGAGTCGACCACGTACAACCTCCGGATGGCGAAGGTCGGCGTCGGCGACGGCGTGACTGAGGAGGCGGACAACCTGTACCTGACCGATGTCGGTGGAACCAGCCTGAACGTCGAAGCCGACGGAACGGAGGCGATCACCGTCGAGGTCCGCGATCGGTTCAACAACCCGGTCAGCGGCGAGGACGTAACGCTGTCCGCGAGCGACGGCGGCACGTTCGCCGGGACCGGCACGTCGACGACCACCAATGCGTCCGACAGCGACGGCCGCGTGACGGTGACCTACGAGGCCCCGGACGACGGGACGGAGAGCGACACGGTCACCGCCGAGATCGGAACGGCGGTCGGCGACGGGAGCCCCCGCGAGACCGTCGCGTTCAGCGTGAACGTGGAGACCGGCAGCGGCGGTGGCGGCGGGAGCGACGGCGGCGGGGGCTCGAACGGAGCGTTCTTCGAGGTCACCGGCCTTGACGCCCAGAAGGACCCGATCAAGGCGGGCGAACAGCTCAAGGTCGACGCGGAGATAACGAACACCGGCGACGCCGGGGACACCCAGACCGTCAAGCTCGGGTTCGACGGCGCGAACGACCTGGACCGCGGGGAGGTGACTCTGGCGGCCGGTGAGACGAAGACAGTCCGTCTGCGGACCGATAACACCGACAGACCGCCCGGCGACTACGGCTACACCGTCACGACCGAGAACGACGACTGGTCGAGACAGGTGACGGTCGAAGACGCGTCGGGTCCGTACTTCGCGACCACGATCACCGGGACCAACGAACCCGTCACCGAGGGCGACCGGCTCACGGTGGACGTCAAGGTCGAGAACGTCGGGGGCACCGCGGACACGCAGTCCGTCTCGCTGGACTTCGGGGACGACACGAACGTCGACTCCGAGTCCGTGACGCTGGACCCCGGCGCGAGCAGCACGCTCACGCTGGAGTACAGCACGGGGCTCGGGGACGCCGGAAGCAAGGACGTGCGCGTCGGGAGCGTGAACTCCTCGGACGCGAGCGCGGTCACCGTGGAGAGGGCGAGAGCCGACTTCAGCGTCGCCATCGACGGTACCAACAGCCCGGTCGGAGTCGGGGAGACGCTCGAAGTCACCGCCGAGATCACCAACGACGGCGACGGCCCGGGGAGACAGAAGATCGGGCTCGACTTCGACGACGACGGCACCAGGGAGGCCGAGAAGTTCGTCACGCTTGCCGCCGGCGAGACGAAGACCACGACGCTACGCTACGACACGACGAGCGATAGCACCGGCGACTACAGCGTCAGGGTCGAGAGCGACAACGACAGTTCGACGAGGACCGTGACCCTGCAGGAACCGCCGGACTTCCGGATCAACGGGGCCAGTTTCAGTTCGCCCATCACCGAAGGCGATCTGTTCGGGGCGACGGTCGAGATTGAGAACGAGGGCGGGAAGGGGACGCGGACGGTCGGAATGAGCGTCGGGAGCGTCGGGAGCGACTCCACGGAGCTGACGCTGGCGGCGGGTGAGACGAGGTCCGTTCCCCTGCAGGTCCTGACCGAAGCAGGTGACGCCGGGGATTACGACGTGACGTTCAGCACCGACGGCCGAACGCGGACGGAGGGGCTGACGATACAGAGCAACCCGTATTTCACCGTCGCAATACAGGAGGTACAGACGCCGTCCGGTTCCGATACGATCACGGAGACCGAGACGATAGAAGTCTCCGTAGAGGTGGTGAACACGGGCGACACCGCCGGCACCGAGACGGTGTCGCTGGACTTCGCCGGCCGGAACGACGTCGACAGCACGCAGGTCAGCCTCAACGGCGGCGGCAACAGCCAGACGGTGACGCTCAGCTACGAAACGCAAAAGGGCGACAACGGCAGTAGCGTCCCGGTGACCGTCGCCAGCGAGAACGAGTCCGACAGTCAGAACGTCGAGATTCTCGCCCTCGGGCAGGTGGCCGGAACCGTAACCGACGCGGACAGCGACGATCCCGTCCAAGGCGTCTCGGTCGAACTGGTCGACGGCGACGGGAACGTCGTGGAGACGGCGACCACCGACGCGAACGGACAGTACGGGTTCGGGGTGCCGAGAGGCGACTACACGGTGCGGTTCAATGGAGGCCCCGCCGGGTACAACTCCACCCAGACTGACGTGACGGTCAACGACGGGTTAACTGAACAGATCAATCCCGCACTCAGTCCATACACGGTTACGATAGCGAAAAACGGAGGAGGACAGATTAATACGGAGTTCGAGGTCGAACGAAACGACGGGTCCAGTGTGGACGTCGACGTGTACGTTCAGGGGAACGCCAGATCCGTCACGATCGACGGCCAAGGGTACCGTCTTACCTCTGATGCCCGGAATAGGATCAACAATGACGAACTAGTTGACGTGTTCGACGAAGCTAATTACGAGGACGCCTCCCTCGGCGAATTCAACCAGTATAACGGGGCCATAGGTAGCAACGCGAACGTTAGAATAACGTATTCCGCCAAAGACAACCTCCGGATCGAAGTTAGGGAAAAACAGACTGAGTGA
- a CDS encoding DUF2150 family protein — MSEPPQEFYSEDRWNNWVDRIRDEDIDPEDEDSARLLLNLQDDAAIAVAKVVSAYDEGQLDQEEALEEIADIRDIVLSEVEFEDEEKLMLIDGVQTSLVCVFYAAEEFVADGPADEASVEEYVRAAADAEAEENVDAALGYVAQAGTLIIDGQELDISLAEEVDYGLVTEWVNGLDSLQSAMSDPEVVEEDED, encoded by the coding sequence ATGAGCGAGCCCCCGCAGGAGTTCTACTCCGAGGACCGCTGGAACAACTGGGTCGACCGCATCAGGGACGAGGATATCGATCCCGAGGACGAGGACTCGGCGCGCCTGCTCCTGAACCTGCAGGACGACGCCGCCATCGCCGTGGCGAAGGTCGTCTCGGCCTACGACGAGGGCCAGCTGGACCAGGAGGAGGCGCTGGAGGAGATCGCCGACATCCGCGACATCGTCCTGAGCGAGGTCGAGTTCGAGGACGAGGAGAAACTGATGCTGATCGACGGCGTCCAGACAAGCCTCGTCTGCGTGTTTTACGCCGCCGAGGAGTTCGTCGCCGACGGCCCGGCCGACGAGGCGAGCGTCGAGGAGTACGTCCGCGCCGCGGCCGACGCCGAGGCCGAGGAGAACGTCGACGCCGCGCTGGGCTACGTCGCACAGGCCGGCACGCTGATCATCGACGGGCAGGAGCTCGATATCTCGCTGGCCGAGGAGGTCGACTACGGGCTGGTCACGGAGTGGGTCAACGGGCTCGATAGCCTTCAGAGCGCGATGAGCGACCCCGAAGTCGTCGAAGAGGACGAGGACTGA
- a CDS encoding TatD family hydrolase, whose amino-acid sequence MTDLDTPVLDNHLHLDPDNGRGIEAVEEFARSGGTHLLVVNKPSWHLGVEPKVGEDFRPVFDRTIATVERASAVLDGKAWPVLGVHPGLISRLVDDRGMSPADARDLMAAGVEVASEYVADGPAVAIKSGRPHYDVSDAVWDASNEVMRTAFERGAAVDCAVQLHTEASEDLTEVAEWAVDAGLDRERVVKHYATGRLAGPTPSVMSEKERLEVAAESDAPFLMETDFVDDPDRPGAVLGPKTVPRRVRWLLSEGYDGAVERAHVTTPERIYGIDIRGTLDGS is encoded by the coding sequence ATGACCGATCTCGACACCCCCGTACTGGACAACCACCTCCATCTCGACCCCGACAACGGGCGCGGGATCGAGGCCGTCGAGGAGTTCGCCCGGAGCGGCGGGACCCACCTGCTCGTCGTGAACAAGCCGTCCTGGCATCTCGGCGTCGAACCGAAGGTCGGCGAGGACTTCCGCCCCGTCTTCGACCGGACCATCGCGACCGTCGAACGCGCCAGCGCGGTGCTGGACGGGAAAGCGTGGCCCGTGCTGGGCGTCCATCCGGGGCTGATCTCGCGGCTGGTCGACGACCGCGGGATGAGCCCCGCGGACGCGCGGGACCTGATGGCGGCGGGCGTCGAGGTGGCGTCCGAGTACGTCGCCGACGGCCCGGCGGTCGCGATAAAGTCCGGCCGGCCGCACTACGACGTGTCCGACGCGGTGTGGGACGCGTCGAACGAGGTGATGCGGACGGCGTTCGAGCGCGGCGCGGCGGTCGACTGTGCCGTCCAGCTCCACACCGAAGCAAGCGAGGACCTCACCGAGGTCGCCGAGTGGGCCGTGGACGCTGGACTGGACCGGGAACGCGTCGTCAAGCACTACGCCACCGGTCGCCTCGCCGGGCCGACGCCGAGCGTGATGAGCGAGAAAGAGCGCTTGGAGGTCGCCGCCGAGTCCGACGCCCCGTTCCTCATGGAGACCGACTTCGTCGACGACCCGGACCGTCCGGGCGCGGTGCTCGGCCCGAAAACCGTCCCTCGACGCGTCCGCTGGCTCCTGTCGGAGGGGTACGACGGGGCCGTCGAACGCGCCCACGTCACGACGCCCGAGCGCATCTACGGGATCGACATCCGGGGAACGCTGGACGGGTCCTGA
- a CDS encoding NYN domain-containing protein codes for MTGLVRRVLCNGGRTRVGLFVDGPNVLRDEFDVDLDDVREAAEAVGDLAITRLYVDEHATPGLIQAAEARGYEVVVTSGDVDVKLAVDAAAAVVDGGVDTLAVASRDTDFKPVVETAGRNGVRTIAIAPGEHGNSDALGNAADETVLLNG; via the coding sequence ATGACCGGACTGGTGCGGCGGGTGCTGTGCAACGGCGGGCGGACCCGGGTCGGCCTGTTCGTCGACGGCCCGAACGTCCTGCGCGACGAGTTCGACGTGGACCTGGACGACGTCCGCGAGGCCGCGGAGGCGGTCGGCGACCTGGCGATCACCCGGCTGTACGTCGACGAACACGCGACCCCGGGGCTCATCCAGGCCGCCGAGGCACGCGGGTACGAGGTCGTGGTCACCAGCGGCGACGTGGACGTGAAACTCGCGGTCGACGCGGCCGCCGCCGTCGTCGACGGGGGCGTCGACACGCTGGCCGTCGCCTCCCGAGACACCGACTTCAAACCGGTGGTCGAGACCGCAGGCCGCAACGGGGTCCGTACGATCGCCATCGCGCCCGGCGAACACGGCAACTCCGACGCGCTCGGCAACGCCGCCGACGAGACCGTCCTGCTGAACGGGTAA
- a CDS encoding S8 family serine peptidase, with protein sequence MSDDGTHSWSRRTFIKATGVAGAVGAFGGVTAATPGREPGPKKDEILVGVSASADDLEGTVRSAVPGNARVVHKNEKLRYVAVKFPSQAADVARQNFIEAVTKKDEVKYAEPNVTLQAFYTPNDPQFGSQYAPQQVNAPGAWDTTLGDSGVTISVVDQGIQYDHPNLQGNMDGSVSNYGRDFPDNDGDPYPANAEENHGTHVGGIAAGGTDNGTGHAGISNCSMLSARALDETGGGSLSDIADAITWSADQGADVINLSLGGGGYTDTMKNAVSYAFDNGSLPVAAAGNDYGSPVSYPAAYDECLAVSALDSSESLASYSNKGSKIELAAPGSNVLSTVPFGEYSELSGTSMASPVVAGVAGLALSEYDLTPADLRNHLKSTAVDIGLPAEEQGSGRVDADNAVNTQPGDGGDGGDGGDGGDGGDGGDSTTASVSDTLSGYWDSACWTYGWEFSSTSQIVVELDGPAGSDFDLYANTGSSSCPSTSDYDYRSWSPDSQESITIDNPDTSTDLQILVDSYSGSGDYTLTITEKS encoded by the coding sequence ATGTCAGATGATGGCACTCACTCATGGTCACGACGTACCTTCATCAAAGCAACCGGAGTCGCCGGCGCGGTCGGCGCGTTCGGCGGCGTCACGGCGGCGACACCGGGACGGGAACCCGGTCCGAAGAAAGACGAGATCCTCGTCGGCGTGTCGGCGAGCGCCGACGACCTGGAGGGGACCGTTCGTAGCGCCGTCCCGGGGAACGCCCGGGTCGTCCACAAGAACGAGAAACTCCGGTACGTGGCTGTCAAGTTCCCGAGTCAGGCGGCCGACGTGGCGCGCCAGAACTTCATCGAGGCAGTGACGAAGAAAGACGAGGTGAAGTACGCCGAGCCGAACGTAACGCTTCAGGCGTTTTACACCCCTAACGACCCGCAGTTCGGGAGCCAGTACGCGCCCCAGCAGGTCAACGCGCCGGGCGCGTGGGACACCACGCTCGGCGATTCGGGCGTGACGATCTCCGTGGTCGACCAGGGGATCCAGTACGACCACCCGAACCTGCAGGGGAACATGGACGGGAGCGTCTCGAACTACGGCCGGGACTTCCCGGACAACGACGGCGACCCCTACCCGGCCAACGCCGAGGAGAACCACGGCACACACGTCGGCGGCATCGCCGCCGGCGGCACGGATAACGGCACGGGCCACGCCGGCATCAGCAACTGCTCGATGCTGTCCGCCCGTGCGCTGGACGAGACCGGCGGCGGGTCGCTGTCGGACATCGCGGACGCGATCACCTGGTCGGCCGATCAGGGGGCCGACGTGATCAACCTCTCGCTGGGCGGCGGCGGCTACACGGACACGATGAAAAACGCCGTCTCCTACGCCTTCGACAACGGCTCGCTGCCGGTCGCCGCGGCCGGTAACGACTACGGGAGCCCCGTCTCCTATCCGGCGGCCTACGACGAGTGTCTGGCCGTCTCCGCGCTCGACTCCAGCGAGTCGCTGGCCAGTTACTCCAACAAGGGGTCGAAGATCGAACTCGCCGCACCCGGGTCGAACGTGCTGTCGACGGTTCCGTTCGGCGAGTACAGCGAGCTCTCGGGCACGTCGATGGCGTCGCCGGTCGTCGCCGGCGTGGCCGGGCTCGCCCTCTCCGAGTACGACCTCACGCCCGCCGACCTGCGCAACCACCTCAAGAGCACCGCGGTCGACATCGGTCTCCCCGCCGAAGAGCAGGGGAGCGGCCGCGTCGACGCCGACAACGCCGTCAACACACAGCCCGGTGATGGCGGCGACGGCGGCGACGGCGGCGACGGCGGTGATGGTGGCGACGGCGGCGATTCGACCACCGCCTCCGTCTCCGACACGCTGTCCGGCTACTGGGACTCGGCCTGCTGGACGTACGGCTGGGAGTTCTCGTCGACGAGTCAGATCGTCGTCGAACTCGACGGCCCGGCCGGCTCCGACTTCGACCTCTACGCGAACACCGGCAGTTCGAGCTGTCCGTCCACGAGCGACTACGACTACCGCTCGTGGTCGCCCGACAGCCAGGAGTCGATCACCATCGACAACCCCGACACGTCGACGGACCTGCAGATCCTCGTCGACTCCTACAGCGGGAGCGGGGATTACACGCTGACGATCACCGAGAAGAGCTAA